A single Triticum dicoccoides isolate Atlit2015 ecotype Zavitan chromosome 2A, WEW_v2.0, whole genome shotgun sequence DNA region contains:
- the LOC119351932 gene encoding probable ubiquitin-conjugating enzyme E2 23, protein MDVVATASPNIYTLDLVSFGRGVLDRGLVFPDARVGNISVPVDTFEILRIDDSIVHKSAGDIKVIDRSHLHPGQVVGSASDVGGQIGIVTDVTTVLDLVDFDKSGMATKVIRGMSPSSLWRVRRLSLGDFVVSGPWLGRVVEVSVDVDVLFDDGAVCRVTDAESKTLTRVGDAMDGNHMYRQQENSRFYPGLRVSALDPCSLFKAALWLNGYWNLNRIAGTVVNVKTSTALVYWIASMHYGTDKGLVDASAPPAYQNADDLTFFSAASHCCWGVADACFFREPSSTKIDDANGDAACANDQDADGKEEEGEDVIGHECEAPTAHVLRSTKEMDVRFYQKQLRKVFFEGHRRSRRPQVRRHVEVEFPMVVARTRTSVDVLWQDGTRQHGRRSSTVIPFGIVNEHEFFPGEQVVGNVLPVDAAGDHIVDDGTRSTKRVGVVRSLHSKDQTVRVSWFKAAVCPDEAREVECDDTVSTYDLKRDSGHSAYYGDIVIRLLPSRSPNDNTAPLRGNTDLSWVGRVIDIPSGYVQVKWGDGNISMVLPNEILVVREEYYMDLWTEMGQWVEDDGVDDAPKEPAVANMDDGLQNPASDSDVEGDNQPAKNTSFLGFAFQSLLQLTGDMVARGKGYLVNRLPIPSSSGSRELSTATKDDSIGAAAMETINAAVARNVVELNGNGHDFAEGKAADATSCCNISLRFPRFDVLQITPPDHHYFDTTDEGGRRGKNWAKTVQKEWKILENDLPETIYVQAFEDRMDLLRLVMVGASGTPYNHGLFFFDLQLPPSYPVAPPQVYYHSFGLRLNPNLYESGTVCLSLLGTFDGEGTELWSPATSSLLQVVVSIQGLVLNAQPYYNEAGYEALVGKREGHRNALPYSENAYLLTLRTMLHLMRRPPQGFEKFVNEHFRCRGRFVLRTCNTWLQGCVVGDAHATESSREQPCSAGLRLALANVVPSLIAAFTEISAEGCD, encoded by the exons aTGGACGTCGTCGCGACGGCATCTCCCAATATTTACACGCTAGACCTCGTGAGTTTCGGGCGCGGGGTTCTCGACCGTGGCCTCGTTTTCCCGGACGCCAGGGTGGGCAACATCTCTGTCCCGGTCGACACGTTCGAGATCCTCCGCATCGATGACTCTATCGTGCATAAGAGCGCCGGCGACATCAAGGTGATTGATAGGAGCCACCTGCACCCCGGCCAGGTGGTCGGGTCGGCGTCCGACGTCGGCGGCCAGATCGGCATCGTCACCGACGTAACCACCGTGCTCGACCTGGTCGACTTCGACAAAAGCGGCATGGCTACCAAGGTCATCAGGGGCATGTCCCCGTCTAGCCTGTGGCGCGTCAGGAGGCTCAGCCTTGGCGACTTTGTCGTGTCCGGGCCGTGGCTCGGTCGGGTCGTGGAGGTGTCAGTCGACGTCGATGTGCTGTTCGATGACGGAGCGGTCTGCAGGGTCACCGACGCCGAGTCCAAGACGCTAACAAGAGTGGGTGATGCCATGGACGGCAACCACATGTATCGCCAGCAAGAGAATAGTCGCTTCTACCCGGGTCTCCGCGTCAGTGCGCTAGACCCTTGTTCCCTCTTCAAGGCAGCATTGTGGCTTAATGGCTACTGGAATCTTAACCGTATAGCAGGCACTGTCGTCAACGTGAAGACGTCTACCGCCCTCGTCTATTGGATTGCGTCGATGCATTATGGCACAGACAAGGGCCTCGTCGATGCATCCGCTCCTCCAGCATACCAGAATGCGGATGATCTTACGTTCTTCAGTGCCGCATCCCATTGTTGTTGGGGGGTAGCCGATGCCTGCTTTTTTCGTGAAcctagttccaccaaaatcgacgaTGCTAATGGGGATGCAGCTTGTGCTAATGATCAAGATGCCGATggcaaggaggaggagggggaggatgtGATTGGTCACGAGTGTGAAGCACCAACTGCTCATGTCTTACGGTCCACAAAGGAGATGGATGTGAGGTTTTATCAGAAACAGCTGAGGAAGGTCTTCTTTGAGGGCCACAGACGGTCGCGACGCCCACAAGTCAGGAGGCATGTTGAGGTGGAGTTTCCCATGGTTGTTGCCAGGACCCGTACCTCTGTCGACGTGTTGTGGCAGGACGGCACGCGACAACATGGTAGACGTTCATCGACAGTCATCCCCTTTGGCATAGTAAATGAGCATGAGTTCTTCCCGGGGGAGCAAGTCGTTGGCAATGTTCTTCCAGTTGATGCTGCTGGAGATCACATTGTTGATGATGGAACTAGatccacaaagcgtgtgggtgtcgtCAGGAGCCTGCATTCCAAGGACCAGACGGTTCGCGTGTCGTGGTTTAAGGCAGCGGTGTGCCCTGACGAGGCTAGGGAGGTCGAGTGCGACGATACGGTGAGCACGTATGACCTAAAAAGGGACTCTGGCCACTCTGCTTACTACGGAGATATTGTCATTCGCCTCCTACCATCAAGATCACCCAACGACAACACTGCACCTTTACGGGGCAACACCGATCTTTCATGGGTGGGACGTGTTATTGACATTCCTAGTGGGTACGTCCAAGTCAAGTGGGGTGATGGTAACATATCAATG GTATTGCCCAATGAGATCCTTGTCGTTAGAGAGGAATACTACATGGATCTGTGGACTGAAATGGGCCAGTGGGTGGAGGACGATGGCGTCGACGATGCACCAAAAGAACCGGCTGTTGCGAACATG GACGATGGTCTGCAGAATCCAGCCAGCGATAGCGACGTCGAAGGCGACAACCAGCCAGCAAAGAATACAAGTTTTTTGGGTTTTGCATTTCAGTCTTTGCTCCAATTGACCGGTGACATGGTGGCCCGAGGTAAAGGATACCTGGTGAACCGGCTGCCAATACCGTCGTCATCAGGAAGCAGAGAGTTATCAACGGCCACTAAAGATGATAGCATTGGTGCTGCTGCAATGGAGACCATCAATGCTGCCGTGGCAAGGAATGTTGTGGAGCTGAATGGCAACGGCCACGATTTTGCCGAGGGGAAGGCTGCAGACGCTACCAGTTGTTGCAACATATCATTACGCTTTCCACGTTTCGATGTACTGCAAATCACCCCTCCAGATCACCACTACTTTGACACTACGGATGAG GGCGGTAGACGTGGGAAGAATTGGGCCAAAACAGTGCAAAAGGAATGGAAAATTTTAGAGAATGACTTACCAG AAACCATCTATGTGCAAGCGTTTGAGGACCGCATGGACCTGCTCCGGCTGGTGATGGTCGGTGCGAGCGGGACACCGTACAATCACGGGCTATTTTTCTTCGACTTGCAGCTGCCACCGTCCTACCCGGTTGCGCCACCGCAAGTGTACTACCACTCCTTCGGTCTGCGCCTCAATCCCAACCTCTACGAGTCTGGTACTGTGTGTCTGAGCCTGCTCGGCACATTCGACGGTGAGGGCACTGAGTTATGGTCGCCGGCAACGTCGAGCCTCCTCCAAGTTGTTGTCTCCATCCAGGGTCTCGTCCTCAATGCCCAACCATACTACAACGAGGCCGGATATGAGGCCCTAGTCGGCAAACGGGAGGGCCATCGCAATGCATTGCCCTATAGTGAGAATGCTTACCTGCTCACCCTCCGGACCATGCTCCACCTTATGCGCCGGCCACCTCAGGGTTTTGAGAAATTCGTCAACGAACACTTCCGCTGCCGCGGAAGGTTTGTGCTCAGGACATGCAACACATGGTTGCAGGGATGTGTTGTTGGTGATGCCCATGCCACTGAATCAAGTAGGGAGCAACCATGCTCGGCCGGGTTAAGGCTTGCACTCGCCAATGTGGTACCGAGCCTCATCGCCGCCTTCACAGAGATTAGCGCCGAGGGGTGCGACTAG